A region from the Fusarium graminearum PH-1 chromosome 4, whole genome shotgun sequence genome encodes:
- a CDS encoding 6-phosphofructokinase, whose translation MAPKKKIAVMTSGGDSPGMNAAVRAVVRMSLHMGCDAFCVYEGYEGLVQGGDFIRQMQWDDVRGYLGEGGTLIGTARCMAFYERPGRLVAAKNMVLSGIDALIICGGDGSLTGADRFRAEWPSLLEELISTGHLKEEQTTPYKHLNIVGLVGSIDNDLTGTDATIGCYSALARICEMVDYVEATASSHSRAFVVEVMGRHCGWLALMAGVATGADFVFIPERPRENDWQEEMKVVVRRHRALGKRKTIVIVAEGARDNNGTKIGAEEIKDILADKSKGGLALDTRITTLGHVQRGGTAVAYDRMLATLQGVEAVKAVLEATPETETPFIAINENKIVRKPLMQAVAETQELAKAVDAKDFDKAMSLRDAEFADQWNSYMLTTNVMVDDEKLPERERMRIGFINVGAPAGGMNAAVRAAVAYCLSKGHEPLAIHNGFAGFARHHDDKPLGAVRPFDWLEVDGWASKGGSEIGTNRELPAESGMELIANLIEEHNFDALFIVGGFEAFHSVTQMRKARTQFPSLCIPMCLLPATISNNVPGTEYSLGSDTCLNELVNYCDKIKQSASATRRRVFVIETQGGRSGYIATLAGLDVGASAVYIPEEGISLEMLNSDVNHLKEVFRKDKGQTRAGRLILVNEKASKVYSAKLIADIIREEAHDRFESRESIPGHVQQGGVPSPMDRCRAVRLAIKCIQHLEGYGRNAHNHVKKDPKSASVIGIQGSEVVFSGVEDLEENGTDWPNRRPKTAHWMGLSETVDMLAGRPSYPVPEKSLTGLIAKDTKRGL comes from the exons ATggctcccaagaagaagattgccGTCATGACCTCGGGAGGTGACTCCCCTGGTATGAACGCTGCTGTTCGAGCTGTCGTGCGCATGTCTCTGCATATGGGCTGTGACGCATTTTGCGTCTATGAGGGATATGAGGGTCTGGTCCAGGGCGGCGATTTCATCCGACAGATGCAATGGGACGACGTTCGAGGCTACCTCGGAGAGGGTGGTACACTTATCGGCACTGCTCGATGCATGGCCTTTTACGAGCGCCCCGGTCGATTGGTAGCCGCTAAGAACATGGTTCTATCTGGCATTGATGCCCTTATTATTTGCGGTGGTGACGGATCCTTGACTGGTGCTGACAGGTTCCGAGCTGAATGGCCTTCTCTTTTGGAGGAGCTTATTTCAACGGGCCACTTGAAGGAGGAACAAACCACACCTTAcaagcatctcaacatcGTAGGCCTTGTTGGCTCCATCGACAATGATCTCACAGGGACAGACGCCACCATTGGCTGCTACTCTGCGCTTGCCCGTATTTGCGAGATGGTTGATTACGTTGAGGCGACTGCTTCTTCACACTCCCGCGCTTTCGTTGTTGAGGTGATGGGACGACACTGCGGTTGGCTGGCTCTCATGGCCGGAGTTGCGACTGGAGCAGACTTTGTCTTTATTCCCGAGAGACCTCGTGAGAATGACTGGCAagaggagatgaaggtcgTTGTTAGAAGA CATCGAGCACTCGGAAAGCGCAAGACAATTGTCATTGTCGCCGAGGGTGCCCGCGACAACAACGGAACTAAGATTGGTGCCGAAGAAATCAAGGACATCCTAGccgacaagagcaagggaGGTCTTGCTCTCGACACCCGTATCACCACTCTTGGCCACGTTCAACGAGGTGGTACTGCTGTTGCCTACGATCGAATGCTCGCTACCCTACAGGGCGTGGAAGCCGTCAAGGCTGTCCTTGAAGCTACCCCCGAGACCGAGACTCCCTTTATCGCCATTAACGAAAACAAGATTGTTCGCAAGCCTCTGATGCAAGCTGTTGCCGAGACACAGGAACtcgccaaggctgttgaCGCCAAGGATTTCGACAAGGCTATGTCTCTACGAGATGCTGAGTTTGCCGATCAATGGAACTCTTATATGTTGACAACCAACGTCATGGTCGATGACGAGAAGTTGCCGGAGAGAGAA CGCATGCGAATCGGTTTCATCAACGTCGGTGCCCCTGCTGGTGGCATGAACGCCGCAGTTCGTGCGGCTGTCGCATACTGTCTTTCAAAGGGTCACGAACCTCTTGCTATTCACAACGGTTTTGCAGGATTTGCTCGACACCACGACGATAAGCCCCTCGGTGCAGTTCGCCCGTTCGACTGgctcgaggttgatggcTGGGCAAGCAAGGGTGGTTCCGAGATTGGCACAAACAGAGAACTTCCTGCCGAGTCAGGCATGGAACTGATTGCCAACTTGATTGAGGAGCACAACTTTGATGCTTTGTTCATCGTTGGTGGCTTCGAGGCTTTCCACTCCGTCACACAGATGCGCAAGGCTAGGACGCAATTCCCCTCTCTGTGCATCCCCATGTGCCTTCTCCCTGCCACAATCTCCAACAACGTTCCTGGAACAGAATACTCTCTGGGATCCGATACCTGCTTGAACGAACTTGTCAACTACTgtgacaagatcaagcaatctgcttctgccaCGCGTCGTCGTGTGTTTGTTATTGAGACGCAGGGAGGCCGATCTGGTTACATTGCTACCTTGGCCGGTCTCGACGTCGGTGCTTCGGCTGTCTACATCCCTGAAGAGGGTATTTCACTCGAGATGCTCAATTCTGATGTCAACCATCTCAAGGAAGTGTTCCGAAAGGACAAGGGTCAGACTCGTGCTGGACGCCTAAttctcgtcaacgagaaGGCCAGCAAGGTCTACAGCGCAAAGCTGATCGCCGACATCATCCGCGAGGAGGCTCACGATAGATTCGAGAGCCGAGAGAGCATCCCCGGTCACGTCCAGCAGGGTGGTGTTCCTTCCCCTATGGATCGCTGCCGAGCTGTTCGCCTGGCCATCAAGTGTATCCAGCACCTCGAAGGTTATGGACGCAATGCCCACAACCACGTCAAGAAGGACCCCAAGAGTGCCTCAGTCATTGGCATTCAGGGATCCGAGGTTGTATTCTCCGGAGTGGAAGATCTCGAGGAGAACGGCACAGACTGGCCCAACCGACGACCCAAGACTGCCCACTGGATGGGTCTTTCTGAGACAGTGGACATGTTGGCGGGCCGTCCCAGTTACCCTGTGCCcgagaagagcttgacgGGCTTGATTGCAAAGGACACAAAACGTGGTCTTTAA